One window of Agromyces rhizosphaerae genomic DNA carries:
- a CDS encoding MFS transporter: MSSNGRPDAQPTPARVGARAIVATTGLTLATLGAVLPQTMSAPVIGLTAEDYGTTAAEASWALTVVLVVAVASTPVIGRLGDAFGARLLLVLLLPVVAVGLVIAALAPTIGWLIAGRAVQGLAGGVLPLAITIVSHLFPGRHRAAAVGLVTATFATGTGFGVVVSGLLVDHIGVRALSWVPLALIAAAEVLVIAALPHIPTRHGVHIDVRSALFMSAGLAALLLALTEAPQWPLPWLSMSGCLLAGAALLVLWMRREHRSPDPMVDPRTLARRGVWATHLTALLLGATLLGCFVLLPAFAEAPADADPTTETGLGASVTVAALLLLPASLAMLAVGPLAGILRRRFDTRAPVLLGAATAALGGIVIFAATRDFAGLLVGTVLLGAGIAVSSAGMVNVLIDVVPDDEVGVTTGVNVVARQMGGALGAAGVAAALAVRGFPPDAAAFGTAFALVAALAVAGAAASLLIPRRRAR, translated from the coding sequence GTGAGCTCGAACGGCCGGCCCGACGCGCAGCCCACGCCGGCGCGCGTCGGCGCCCGCGCGATCGTAGCCACCACCGGACTCACGCTCGCGACGCTCGGCGCGGTGCTGCCCCAGACGATGAGCGCACCGGTCATCGGGCTCACCGCGGAGGACTACGGCACCACGGCCGCCGAGGCGAGCTGGGCGCTCACGGTCGTGCTGGTCGTCGCGGTCGCGTCGACGCCGGTCATCGGCCGGCTCGGCGACGCGTTCGGGGCGCGGCTGCTGCTCGTGCTGCTGCTGCCGGTGGTCGCGGTCGGCCTCGTGATCGCCGCGCTCGCGCCGACCATCGGCTGGCTGATCGCGGGCCGGGCCGTGCAGGGTCTCGCGGGCGGCGTGCTGCCGCTCGCGATCACGATCGTCTCGCACCTCTTCCCCGGGCGGCATCGCGCCGCCGCGGTCGGCCTCGTGACCGCGACCTTCGCGACCGGCACGGGCTTCGGCGTCGTCGTCTCGGGCCTGCTCGTGGACCACATCGGCGTGCGCGCGCTGTCGTGGGTGCCGCTCGCCCTCATCGCCGCGGCCGAGGTGCTCGTCATCGCGGCGCTCCCGCACATCCCCACCCGGCACGGCGTGCACATCGACGTGCGCTCGGCCCTGTTCATGTCGGCCGGCCTCGCCGCGCTCCTCCTCGCCCTGACCGAGGCGCCGCAGTGGCCGCTCCCCTGGCTCTCGATGAGCGGATGCCTCCTCGCCGGCGCCGCCCTCCTCGTGCTGTGGATGCGGCGCGAGCACCGCAGCCCCGACCCGATGGTCGATCCGCGCACGCTCGCCCGCCGCGGAGTGTGGGCGACGCACCTCACGGCGCTGCTGCTCGGCGCGACGCTGCTCGGCTGCTTCGTGCTGCTGCCCGCGTTCGCCGAGGCGCCCGCGGACGCCGACCCGACGACGGAGACCGGCCTCGGGGCGAGCGTGACGGTCGCCGCGCTCCTCCTGCTGCCGGCGTCGCTCGCGATGCTCGCGGTCGGCCCGCTCGCGGGCATCCTGCGGCGACGGTTCGACACCCGCGCGCCCGTGCTGCTCGGGGCGGCGACGGCCGCGCTCGGCGGGATCGTCATCTTCGCGGCGACGCGCGACTTCGCCGGGCTGCTCGTGGGCACCGTGCTGCTCGGCGCGGGCATCGCGGTGAGCTCCGCGGGCATGGTGAACGTGCTGATCGACGTCGTGCCCGACGACGAGGTCGGCGTCACGACCGGCGTCAACGTGGTCGCCCGCCAGATGGGCGGCGCGCTCGGTGCCGCCGGCGTGGCCGCCGCACTCGCGGTGCGCGGCTTCCCGCCCGACGCGGCCGCCTTCGGCACCGCGTTCGCGCTCGTCGCCGCGCTCGCCGTCGCCGGCGCCGCCGCGTCCCTCCTCATCCCCCGCCGCCGCGCCCGCTGA
- the ppk2 gene encoding polyphosphate kinase 2, with translation MTKRMPKSLYKRELKSLQAQLVEMQKWVQQSGARVVVIFEGRDAAGKGSAIKRVSEYLNPRQARIVALPAPSERDKTRWYFQRYVPHLPAAGEIVLMDRSWYNRAGVERVMGYCTNEEYQRFLHQAPIFERMLVEDGIILLKYWFSVSDTVQEERFRSRLDDPMRRWKLSVTDLASITKWEDYSRAKDRMFLHTDIAEAPWYEIESDDKRRSRINVMAHILQKVPWEQVPGRKIEIPERPPSTGYERPPRTWTNSVPDYAREVEQRERGKK, from the coding sequence ATGACCAAGCGGATGCCGAAGTCGCTGTACAAGCGCGAGCTCAAGAGCCTGCAGGCGCAGCTCGTCGAGATGCAGAAGTGGGTGCAGCAGTCGGGGGCGCGCGTCGTCGTGATCTTCGAGGGGCGCGACGCGGCCGGCAAGGGCTCGGCGATCAAGCGCGTGTCGGAGTACCTCAACCCGCGGCAGGCGCGCATCGTCGCGCTGCCCGCGCCGAGCGAGCGCGACAAGACGCGCTGGTACTTCCAGCGGTACGTGCCGCACCTGCCGGCGGCCGGCGAGATCGTGCTGATGGACCGGTCCTGGTACAACCGCGCCGGCGTCGAGCGCGTCATGGGCTACTGCACGAACGAGGAGTACCAGCGCTTCCTGCACCAGGCGCCGATCTTCGAGCGGATGCTCGTGGAGGACGGCATCATCCTGCTGAAGTACTGGTTCAGCGTGTCCGACACGGTGCAGGAGGAGCGGTTCCGCTCGCGGCTCGACGACCCGATGCGGCGGTGGAAGCTCAGCGTCACCGACCTCGCCTCGATCACCAAGTGGGAGGACTACTCGCGCGCGAAGGACCGCATGTTCCTCCACACCGACATCGCCGAGGCGCCCTGGTACGAGATCGAGAGCGACGACAAGCGGCGCTCGCGCATCAACGTGATGGCGCACATCCTGCAGAAGGTGCCGTGGGAGCAGGTGCCCGGGCGCAAGATCGAGATTCCGGAGCGGCCGCCGTCGACGGGATACGAGCGGCCGCCGCGCACCTGGACGAACTCGGTGCCCGACTACGCGCGCGAGGTCGAGCAGCGCGAGCGCGGCAAGAAGTAG
- a CDS encoding ABC transporter permease — protein sequence MSTATAPARRAPEASAPLGPPRPLAGTGALLRFMLRRDRIRFFGWTLGLTMMLVYFSGVLRFVFPNPEDLQTIIGFTASPVGALLGGPGFGYDDLTLDRFLVSQYGLYLITGAGLMGILTVMRHTRREEQAGRAELLRASAVGRVAQHTAALLVAVLMSVVVAVLYGAVLTAQGTDAAGAFTFGASVGAAGIAFAGLAATTAQLTAFSRAGSGIAGTVLGLSFLVRGLGDMSSAQGGDLGWLSWLSPIGWSQQTAPYVYDRWWPLALSLAFAAVCAGIGFWLAGRRDLGSGLIAARRGSPAAAPWLASPFALAFRLQRSAIIGWTLALFASAIAYGSFSQPLVEGFVDAPPELLAIMGAEDDILSGYLGLMGLMMAFFAVIFAILSVQSLRGEELDGRGEGVLTAAVGRGTWMTSWLVVAALAVAWLQFASGVGQAIGASTSTGDWSIFWDVVLGHVAHSPAVWVVLAVAALLYGWLPRLLGVVWVLFGYAFIVGFFGPLFDLPDVALWISPFEHIGEYPGEELSGVAMLVLAGVAVVVAAIGVLGFRRRDLISD from the coding sequence ATGAGCACCGCCACGGCTCCGGCGCGGCGCGCGCCCGAGGCATCCGCCCCGCTCGGCCCGCCCCGCCCGCTCGCCGGCACCGGCGCGCTGCTGCGGTTCATGCTGCGACGCGACCGCATCCGCTTCTTCGGCTGGACCCTCGGGCTCACCATGATGCTCGTCTACTTCTCGGGCGTGCTGCGGTTCGTGTTCCCGAACCCGGAGGACCTGCAGACGATCATCGGGTTCACCGCGAGCCCGGTCGGCGCGCTGCTCGGCGGGCCGGGGTTCGGGTACGACGACCTCACCCTCGACCGATTCCTGGTGAGCCAGTACGGGCTGTATCTCATCACGGGCGCCGGGCTCATGGGCATCCTCACCGTCATGCGGCACACCCGCCGCGAGGAGCAGGCGGGGCGCGCCGAGCTGCTGCGCGCGAGCGCCGTCGGCCGGGTCGCGCAGCACACCGCGGCGCTGCTGGTCGCGGTGCTGATGAGCGTCGTCGTCGCCGTGCTGTACGGCGCGGTGCTCACGGCGCAGGGCACGGATGCGGCGGGGGCGTTCACCTTCGGGGCATCCGTCGGCGCAGCCGGCATCGCGTTCGCCGGCCTCGCCGCGACGACCGCGCAACTGACCGCCTTCTCGCGCGCCGGGTCGGGCATCGCCGGCACCGTGCTCGGCCTGTCGTTCCTCGTGCGCGGCCTCGGCGACATGTCGAGCGCGCAGGGCGGCGACCTCGGATGGCTGTCGTGGCTGTCGCCGATCGGGTGGTCGCAGCAGACCGCACCGTACGTGTACGACCGGTGGTGGCCGCTCGCGCTGTCGCTCGCGTTCGCCGCCGTGTGCGCGGGGATCGGGTTCTGGCTCGCCGGCCGCCGCGACCTCGGGTCGGGCCTCATCGCCGCGCGCCGCGGCAGCCCGGCCGCCGCGCCCTGGCTCGCGAGCCCGTTCGCGCTGGCGTTCCGGCTGCAGCGCTCGGCCATCATCGGCTGGACGCTCGCGCTCTTCGCCTCGGCCATCGCGTACGGCAGCTTCTCGCAGCCGCTCGTCGAGGGCTTCGTCGACGCCCCGCCCGAGCTGCTGGCGATCATGGGCGCGGAGGACGACATCCTGTCGGGCTACCTCGGCCTGATGGGCCTCATGATGGCGTTCTTCGCGGTGATCTTCGCGATCCTGTCGGTGCAGTCGCTGCGCGGCGAGGAGCTCGACGGTCGCGGCGAGGGCGTGCTCACGGCGGCGGTCGGGCGCGGCACGTGGATGACGTCGTGGCTCGTGGTCGCGGCGCTCGCCGTGGCGTGGCTGCAGTTCGCGTCGGGCGTCGGCCAGGCGATCGGCGCGTCGACGTCGACCGGCGACTGGTCGATCTTCTGGGACGTCGTGCTCGGCCACGTCGCGCACTCGCCCGCGGTCTGGGTCGTACTCGCGGTCGCCGCCCTGCTCTACGGCTGGCTGCCGCGCCTGCTGGGCGTGGTGTGGGTGCTGTTCGGCTACGCGTTCATCGTCGGGTTCTTCGGTCCGCTCTTCGACCTGCCCGACGTCGCGCTCTGGATCTCGCCGTTCGAGCACATCGGCGAGTACCCGGGCGAGGAGCTGTCGGGGGTCGCGATGCTCGTGCTCGCCGGGGTCGCGGTGGTGGTGGCGGCCATCGGCGTGCTCGGGTTCCGGCGGCGCGACCTGATCAGCGACTGA
- a CDS encoding TetR/AcrR family transcriptional regulator, whose amino-acid sequence MRSPTAPEPHELSTRARIRAAAIERFGRDGFGVGVRAIADDAGVSAASVMKVFGSKEALRVACDAYVFRTVHQAKHEVLVEPGAPGAFLGQLARMDEYRPLVGYVLRSIQDGGPHAAEFIEHMVADALDYVADGVAAGTIVPSRDEDARVRYLMGAMFGALMLERLRPGAPADPSEGMLHALGRTALPALELMTEGFLTDRALLDTYLEYVPDPPADADDATG is encoded by the coding sequence ATGCGTTCACCGACGGCGCCGGAGCCGCACGAACTCTCCACGCGGGCACGCATCCGGGCCGCCGCGATCGAGCGGTTCGGGCGCGACGGCTTCGGCGTCGGAGTACGCGCGATCGCGGACGACGCGGGCGTCAGCGCGGCATCCGTCATGAAGGTCTTCGGGTCGAAGGAGGCCCTGCGGGTCGCGTGCGACGCGTACGTGTTCCGCACCGTGCACCAGGCCAAGCACGAGGTGCTCGTCGAACCCGGAGCGCCCGGGGCGTTCCTCGGGCAGCTCGCGCGCATGGATGAGTACCGGCCGCTCGTGGGCTACGTGCTGCGGAGCATCCAGGACGGTGGGCCGCACGCCGCCGAGTTCATCGAGCACATGGTCGCCGACGCGCTCGACTACGTCGCCGACGGGGTCGCCGCGGGCACCATCGTGCCGAGTCGCGATGAGGACGCGCGCGTGCGGTACCTCATGGGCGCCATGTTCGGGGCGCTCATGCTCGAGCGGCTGCGCCCTGGGGCGCCGGCCGACCCGAGCGAGGGCATGCTGCACGCGCTCGGGCGCACCGCGCTGCCCGCGCTCGAGCTCATGACCGAGGGGTTCCTGACCGACCGGGCGCTGCTCGACACGTACCTCGAGTACGTGCCCGACCCACCGGCCGACGCCGACGACGCCACCGGCTGA
- a CDS encoding HepT-like ribonuclease domain-containing protein, with the protein MSADDRIDRWLDALESTLQRAAALVARGREAFDDDLALPLAFEALSNRVGDLAKRLVRADPTRFDDPVWSQAAQNRDYVVHHYDRIDAGLLWTTVSRAFPEMRAVLDRDRRDT; encoded by the coding sequence GTGAGTGCGGACGACCGCATCGACCGCTGGCTCGATGCCCTCGAGTCGACGCTCCAGCGGGCCGCCGCGCTCGTCGCGCGTGGACGCGAGGCATTCGACGACGATCTGGCCCTCCCCCTGGCCTTCGAAGCGCTCTCGAACCGTGTCGGGGACCTCGCGAAGCGTCTCGTCCGTGCGGATCCGACACGCTTCGACGATCCCGTCTGGTCGCAGGCCGCGCAGAACCGGGACTACGTCGTGCATCACTACGACCGCATCGACGCCGGGCTGCTGTGGACCACGGTGTCACGTGCCTTCCCCGAGATGCGCGCGGTCCTCGACCGCGATCGACGCGACACGTAG
- the glsA gene encoding glutaminase A: MADDGRSDDGYDADDHHDPRLTDPVHRTLAGVLDAARPNTDGAVADYIPELADVDPEPIAIALASTRGSVHEAGDSRVEFTIQSASKPFVFALALDALGLDTLTRHVGLEPSGEPFNAISLEASGRPDNPMINAGAIVATSLMGGETTEQKFREIRKGLSRFAGRELELDESVYASEAATGDRNRALAYLTHAAGTLAAPVDVATDAYFRQCALVVTTRDLAVMAATLATGGINPLTRERVISADAARWTTSMMTSCGMYDASGEWLLRVGLPAKSGVGGGIVALQPEQFGVGTFSPRLDERGNSVRGVEMLTTMSERYGLHMLDPRGEPLSPIASLDPDDGTTVALLRGDIRFAGMEEVLTRLLPLVNDDGCLVLDFTGVTRVGGGASRVFRGVVDLAGTNPDGRARVEIRDPDGVLRD; the protein is encoded by the coding sequence ATGGCCGACGACGGGCGCAGCGACGACGGATACGACGCAGACGACCACCACGATCCGAGGCTGACCGACCCCGTGCATCGCACGCTCGCGGGCGTGCTCGACGCCGCCCGGCCGAACACGGACGGCGCCGTCGCCGACTACATCCCCGAGCTCGCCGACGTGGACCCCGAGCCGATCGCGATCGCGCTGGCGAGCACGCGCGGCTCGGTGCACGAGGCGGGCGACAGCCGCGTCGAGTTCACGATCCAGTCGGCCTCGAAGCCGTTCGTCTTCGCGCTCGCGCTCGACGCGCTCGGCCTCGACACCCTGACACGCCACGTGGGCCTCGAACCGAGCGGCGAGCCGTTCAACGCCATCAGCCTCGAGGCATCCGGCCGCCCCGACAACCCCATGATCAACGCCGGTGCCATCGTCGCGACCTCCCTCATGGGCGGCGAGACGACCGAGCAGAAGTTCCGAGAGATCCGGAAGGGCCTCAGCCGGTTCGCCGGGCGCGAGCTCGAGCTGGACGAATCCGTCTACGCCTCCGAGGCGGCCACCGGCGACCGCAACCGCGCCCTCGCCTACCTCACGCACGCAGCCGGCACGCTCGCCGCCCCCGTCGACGTCGCCACCGACGCCTACTTCCGCCAGTGCGCGCTCGTGGTGACCACGCGGGACCTCGCCGTCATGGCCGCGACCCTCGCGACCGGCGGCATCAACCCGCTGACGCGCGAGCGGGTGATCAGCGCCGATGCGGCCCGGTGGACCACCTCGATGATGACCAGCTGCGGCATGTACGACGCGTCGGGCGAGTGGCTGCTGCGCGTCGGCCTCCCCGCGAAGAGCGGCGTGGGCGGCGGCATCGTGGCGCTGCAGCCCGAGCAGTTCGGCGTCGGCACGTTCAGCCCGCGCCTCGACGAGCGCGGCAACAGCGTGCGCGGCGTCGAGATGCTCACCACCATGAGCGAGCGCTATGGCCTGCACATGCTCGACCCGCGCGGCGAGCCGCTCTCGCCGATCGCGTCGCTCGACCCCGACGACGGCACCACGGTCGCACTGCTGCGCGGCGACATCCGCTTCGCCGGCATGGAGGAGGTGCTGACGCGCCTGCTGCCCCTGGTCAACGACGACGGATGCCTCGTGCTCGACTTCACCGGCGTGACCCGCGTCGGCGGCGGCGCCTCCCGCGTCTTCCGCGGTGTCGTCGACCTGGCGGGCACGAATCCCGACGGCCGCGCGCGCGTGGAGATCCGCGACCCCGACGGCGTGCTCCGCGACTGA
- a CDS encoding glutamine synthetase family protein, producing MSAPIGIEGVHALMVTHVDNAGISRVKVLPGRRLDTADESGVSISNSVGMLFSVDDHLNSTPEIDAIVGDLRGIADLTALAMVDAGVGLAWAPADLRALDGSEHPTCQRSALKRVVSAAEDDGLAFRIGFELEFTVFRTPGDDREDRATVAADPVAVVPEYANDGPAYATRALLDVEPWLLATMAALDAAGVPVEQVHPEFGDGQIEIALAPREPLRAVDELVLARIVILRTAAQHGLLVSFAPVPVAGGPSGGCHVHLSARHEGRALMFDPDAPHGFTPEAGMMIAGILDRLEEGLALHGGSVLSFDRLQPNHWAGAYRCWGPANREAAIRVVEGQAGHEAEQQNLEFKCADAAANPYLSVAALLASALDGIARRADLPEPVLVDPSTLTDEERDDRGIRRLPADLGAALELLDSSQFFHDVFGTTLLDAYVASRRHEWVAYGGLDTAAVAEIVRWRY from the coding sequence ATGTCCGCACCGATCGGCATCGAGGGCGTGCACGCGCTCATGGTGACGCACGTCGACAACGCGGGCATCTCGCGCGTGAAGGTGCTGCCGGGCCGCCGCCTCGACACCGCGGACGAGTCGGGCGTCAGCATCTCGAACAGCGTCGGCATGCTGTTCTCGGTCGACGACCACCTCAACTCCACCCCGGAGATCGATGCGATCGTCGGCGACCTGCGCGGCATCGCCGACCTGACCGCGCTCGCGATGGTCGATGCCGGGGTGGGCCTCGCCTGGGCGCCGGCCGACCTCCGGGCGCTCGACGGCTCGGAGCATCCGACCTGCCAGCGCTCGGCCCTCAAGCGCGTCGTGTCCGCCGCCGAGGACGACGGCCTCGCGTTCCGCATCGGCTTCGAGCTCGAGTTCACGGTGTTCCGCACCCCCGGCGACGATCGCGAGGACCGCGCGACGGTCGCGGCCGACCCGGTCGCCGTCGTGCCCGAGTACGCCAACGACGGCCCCGCCTACGCGACCCGCGCGCTGCTCGACGTGGAGCCGTGGCTGCTCGCCACGATGGCCGCGCTCGATGCCGCGGGCGTGCCGGTCGAGCAGGTGCACCCCGAGTTCGGCGACGGCCAGATCGAGATCGCCCTCGCGCCGCGCGAGCCGCTGCGGGCGGTCGACGAGCTGGTGCTCGCGCGCATCGTGATCCTGCGGACCGCGGCGCAGCACGGGCTGCTCGTGTCGTTCGCGCCGGTGCCCGTCGCGGGCGGGCCGTCGGGTGGATGCCACGTGCACCTGTCCGCCCGGCACGAGGGCCGCGCGCTCATGTTCGACCCCGACGCGCCGCACGGGTTCACGCCCGAGGCGGGCATGATGATCGCCGGCATCCTCGACCGGCTCGAGGAGGGCCTCGCGCTGCACGGCGGCAGCGTGCTCTCGTTCGACCGGCTGCAGCCGAACCATTGGGCGGGCGCCTACCGGTGCTGGGGCCCGGCGAACCGCGAGGCGGCGATCCGAGTGGTGGAGGGGCAGGCGGGCCACGAGGCCGAGCAGCAGAACCTCGAGTTCAAGTGCGCGGATGCGGCCGCCAACCCGTACCTCTCGGTCGCGGCGCTGCTCGCGTCGGCGCTCGACGGCATCGCGCGCCGCGCCGACCTGCCCGAGCCGGTGCTGGTCGACCCGAGCACGCTGACCGACGAGGAGCGCGACGACCGGGGCATCCGTCGCCTGCCCGCCGACCTCGGCGCGGCGCTCGAACTGCTCGACTCCAGCCAGTTCTTCCACGACGTGTTCGGCACCACGCTGCTGGACGCGTACGTGGCGTCGCGACGGCACGAGTGGGTCGCCTACGGCGGGCTCGACACCGCGGCGGTCGCCGAGATCGTGCGCTGGCGGTACTGA
- a CDS encoding nucleotidyltransferase family protein, whose product MLREFRAQGSAAAPVVIGSHRKPEAVLVPYSSVVPAPGDSATTEGRPGTPLRELLHHRRSLIERLARANRIRSVEVFGSAARGDDRPDSDVDLLVVPNDDASLFDLAQFEVDVASLLERTVDVVSRGALDPIRDRGILDEAQAL is encoded by the coding sequence GTGCTGCGTGAGTTCCGTGCGCAGGGCAGCGCGGCCGCGCCGGTCGTCATCGGCTCGCACCGGAAGCCCGAGGCGGTGCTCGTTCCCTATTCCTCGGTCGTACCCGCACCGGGCGACAGCGCAACGACCGAGGGGCGGCCCGGCACGCCGCTTCGCGAACTGCTGCATCACCGGCGTTCGCTCATCGAGCGGCTGGCTCGCGCGAACCGGATCCGGTCGGTCGAGGTGTTCGGGTCGGCGGCGCGGGGTGACGACCGCCCGGACAGCGATGTCGACCTCCTCGTCGTTCCGAACGACGACGCCTCGCTGTTCGATCTCGCCCAGTTCGAGGTCGACGTGGCGTCGTTGCTCGAGCGCACCGTCGATGTCGTGTCGCGAGGCGCACTGGACCCCATCCGCGACCGTGGCATCCTCGACGAAGCCCAGGCGTTGTGA
- a CDS encoding epoxide hydrolase family protein: MTVEPFEIHVADEVLDDLRARLARTRLLPDSPRRPESGMDADYLRDLVDTWLRWDWRAREAWLNGHPQFTAPIDGATVHFAHLRSALPGAPALLVMHGWPHTFALQLDFADLLPDMHVVVASLPGFAFSTPSADGPLTEARLAATMHALMTDVLGYDRYVTYGEDVTANVSDLIAASYPDHVAGIVATHAHFPTPEERAALTDPDDLAFFDELDARGGPDGAYAHVQATRPDTLAVALDDSPAGLLAWITEKLVEWSDTPPGEPRAVERRISRDRILTEATIYWATRTIASSFRPYFDRGDEPGPIPPVDVPAAVWIQRHEAGNPESVARSFYRDLRWFDRLEQGGHFTVAEVPQEMAERMRRFVASLA; encoded by the coding sequence ATGACGGTGGAGCCCTTCGAGATCCACGTCGCCGACGAGGTCCTCGACGATCTGCGAGCACGGCTCGCGCGCACCCGCCTGCTCCCGGACTCGCCGCGACGGCCGGAGTCGGGCATGGACGCCGACTACCTGCGCGACCTCGTCGACACCTGGCTGCGGTGGGACTGGCGGGCGCGGGAGGCGTGGCTGAACGGGCATCCGCAGTTCACCGCCCCGATCGACGGAGCGACCGTGCACTTCGCGCACCTCCGCTCCGCGCTGCCGGGCGCACCCGCCCTGCTCGTCATGCACGGCTGGCCGCACACCTTCGCGCTTCAGCTCGACTTCGCCGACCTTCTGCCCGACATGCACGTGGTGGTGGCGAGCCTGCCCGGCTTCGCGTTCTCGACGCCCTCCGCCGACGGCCCCCTCACCGAGGCGCGGCTCGCGGCCACCATGCACGCGCTCATGACCGACGTGCTCGGCTACGACCGGTACGTCACGTACGGCGAGGACGTGACGGCGAACGTCAGCGACCTGATCGCCGCGTCGTACCCCGACCACGTCGCCGGCATCGTCGCCACGCACGCGCACTTCCCCACCCCCGAGGAGCGCGCCGCGCTGACCGACCCCGACGACCTCGCGTTCTTCGACGAGCTCGACGCGCGCGGCGGCCCCGACGGCGCCTACGCCCACGTGCAGGCGACCCGCCCCGACACCCTCGCGGTCGCGCTCGACGACTCGCCCGCCGGCCTGCTCGCCTGGATCACCGAGAAGCTCGTCGAGTGGAGCGACACCCCGCCCGGCGAGCCGCGCGCCGTCGAGCGGCGCATCTCGCGCGATCGCATCCTCACCGAGGCGACGATCTACTGGGCGACCCGGACGATCGCGTCGTCGTTCCGCCCCTACTTCGATCGGGGCGACGAGCCGGGGCCCATCCCGCCGGTCGACGTGCCCGCGGCCGTGTGGATCCAGCGGCACGAGGCGGGCAACCCCGAGTCGGTCGCGCGGTCGTTCTATCGCGACCTCCGCTGGTTCGACCGGCTCGAACAGGGCGGGCACTTCACCGTCGCGGAGGTGCCGCAGGAGATGGCCGAGCGGATGCGGCGCTTCGTCGCGTCGCTCGCATGA